GCCCGCGAACCGGCCTGAGGAGGAGGCGGCTCCCCAACTGCAGAAGGACATGGCCCGAATGGGAGTGGAGCTGGCGGATGTGACGGCCCCCGTTGGGGTGCGCTCGATATTGGAGCACCTGGGACTTCCCACGCAGGCTCTGAAGCGGGCCCCGGCCCGGGGACCACCCCAGCGGGCGTGGTGCTGAACCTGGCGCAGCCGCTGTCAACACGCCCCAACTCCCCTGCCTCTCTCCTCAAGCGAGGGCGGCCAGGGCAGGGGTGTGCCCCAAGGGGTTGCACCGCCCCGTGTACTGGCGCGGCGCGCGGCCTTGCTAGCCCCGGCAGCGGCCCTTCTCGGCCTCTCCGCTCCAGCCCTCACCCTCAACATGGCTTCTATCCCGCCTATACGCCATTCATGATGAGCGCCTTCTAGCAGCCCGGCGCCCTCCCGCGGCCCATTCGAGCCACGGAGACGTCAGTCGACCTCCAGTCCGTTCAGGTAGTCACCAAAGCCACCTCGGGCTCGCGCATCGCGTCGTGCGCTCGTCAGCACCCGCGCCCGGGCGCTCCAGGCGATCCGCGCTCCGGAGCGTCGCAGCGAATCGACGAGCGCCACGTCTTCGTGAGCGGACAGCGGCGGAAAACCCCCTGCCCCCACGTACGCCCGCGTGCGCACCCCCAGGTTGGCGCCATGGATGTGCGAATGGCCGTCGATGTCCTGGTAGGCCGACTCGTAGCGGCGACGGGCGCGCGCGCTGTGCGGTGACCAATCCCCCACCTCGACGACGCCACAGACGACGTCCACATCCAGCGCAAGTTGCACCGCCAACCAGTCCGGAAAGACGCGGCTGTCGGCATCCGTGTTGGCCAGCCACCGCGCCCCCTGCGCCCGCAGCACCCTACACCCCAGGGCGCGCGCCTGCCCCACGTTGCGCGCCTCCACGCACAGCGTGTTCACCCCCCAGCGCCGGGCCACGCGCGCACTGCCGTCCGTGCAATCGTCCAACACCACCACGCTCCGCACGTCTTCACCCAGGAGCGCGGGATGTATCGACGCGCGGACCACCGAGGCCAGGCACTCCTCCAGCAGCGATTCCTCGTTGTGGGCCGGAATCACGACACCAATCATCGCAGGTGCTCCCTCCGGGCCACGGAGTCCGCGCCGGGTGACCACATCTCAAGCAGGAAATCCTCCTCCTCGTGTCGCGCCAGGCGGTGCAGTCCCCGGGCGCGGCCGAGCACCTCATGCACCTCGTCTCCGGTGAGAGGGGCCTCCGCGATGGGCGGGCGCCAATGGCACGCCACCAGGACGCCCTCCGGGGCGAGCGAGCGTACCGCGCGCTCGCGCACCCCCAGGAGCGCCTTCGCGTCCAGGTAGTAGCCAAACTCGCCGAGCACCACGAGCTCGAAGGTCCCCTCGGGCCACGAGTCCGGCAGCAGCCGCTGCTCCACCCGAACATGCGGCCAGGGCGCCAGGCGCCTCCGGGCCACGCGCACCGCCGCCTCGCTGCCGTCACCCACCAGCAGGGCGTCACAGCGCGCCGCCAGCTCCGCGCTCAGCTCGCCAATCGAACACCCCGGCTCGAACGCACGCGCATAGCGGGCATGCGGCAACATCGCCAACGTCAGCGCCCGCTTGCGCCGCTCGTACCAGCGCCGCCGGTACTCCCAGGGGTCCTCGCTGTCGGCGTACATGCGCTCGAAGTGCGCCATGGGCACGCTCATGTGAACACCACCTCGAAGGGCCGCATCAACCGCTCGAGCGCGTAAGGGGGCACGATGGGCGGGTTTCCCGTGGTGGAATCCGGCTCCAACTGGCTCACGTACGCCTCCATGGCCCGGCGCTTGAGCGCGAGCGTGGCCTCGTCCAACTCGATGCGCCGCGCCCGGGACCAGGGCACCCGCGTGTCTCCGGGCCGGGCCCAGTGCCACATCCAGATGGGGAACTCCACGCAGCGGCCGTCCAACGCCGCACACGCCCGCGACGCCGCCCGCCCCACCGCCTCATGGTCCGGGTGTCCATCCAGGCGCCACGTGGCCAGCACCACGTCGTCCGGACGAAGCCGCGCGCCCAACCACTCCACCAGCCGCTCCTCGTTCTCGGTGACGGCGCCATCGGGAATCCCCACCCGCTCCACCCGCGCCCCGCCCAGCCCGAGCCGTTGCAGCGCCTCCTGCGTCTCCCGGGGCCGCGTCCGCGCGAGCCGCTCCACCGGCCAGGAGGTGGACCCCGGATGGCTCGCCGTCCCATCCGTGACGGCGAGAACCAACACGTCCCGCCCGAGCCGGCCAAGCCGCGCGAGCAGCCCTCCGGTCCCGAGCACCTCGTCATCCGGATGGGGCGCGACGATGACGGCACGCCGGCCCTCGGGCACCAGCAGGGCGGGCTCCAGGGAAGGCAGGACGTCCAGGCCACTCCAGGCCTCCCAGTCCCGAGCCGAGGTGCCCTCGTCGAAGATGCGCCGCGAATTCACAGGCTCCATCCACCCGCTCCTTCCTTCACCACGAGTCCCGCCAGGGCCTCCAGGTCCCGCTCCGCGTGGCTCTGGCGCAAGAACACCGGCAGGTCCGCCATCCGCCGGGCCACCCGCGCGTCCCGACAGTAGGGACCCGCGCCCACGGCCCGGCCCGTGTGCCGCAGCACGAGCTCCGCCGCGGCCTCCACCCCGGCTCGCGCCCGCCAGGCGACGAGCGACGCATCCTCCCGGGGATGCGCATCGATCCACGCCGCGGCCTCACGCAACAGCGCCCGCGCTCCACCGAGGGCGGTGTCCACCGCGCCCAGGTGCGCGCGGGCGTGGGGCTCCTCGCGCCGGGCACAGTGCGCGCGCAGCGTCTCGCCCACCGCCGCCGCCGCGCCATACCAGCACGCGGCGATGCCCGCGCCGCCCTGCCAGAAACCCGGCCGCGCCGTGTAGCCGCCCGGCGGGCCCACGCGCGTGCCCACCGCGCCCTCGAAGAGCACGTCCACGCTGGCCGAGGACGCCATTCCCACCGCGTGCCACCCCTCCTTCGTCACGCGCACGCCCGCCTGCTTCATCGCCACCGCCACGAGGCACTGCCGCTCCTCGGCGTCCCAGGCCGTCACCAGCGCATGGCTGACCTGCGGCGCCCCCGAGCACCACGCCTTACGGCCGGACAGCTCCACCCGACCGTCCGCGCGTCCGCTCACCCGCACCCGGGCCTGGGGAGGCTCGGAGGCCCAGACGCCCCAACTGCTCCCGGCCGGAGGCGGCTCGGCGCCCAGCTCCGCCAGGATGGCGAGCGCATCCGTATGACCCTCGAACAGCTTGATGAGGCCCAGGTCCACCGCCGCCACCGCCGCCAGGGCCCGCCACCGCAGCAGGGTCTGGCCCCGCCCGGGCAGCGGCAGCGCCCCGAAGCCCCCGGAGAGGAGTTGCTGGAGCCCACGCGCCGGAGCGAGCCCCACGGGCTCCTCCGCAGGGCCCTCCAGTCGCCCCAGAAGCAACTGGAGTGCCTCGATTGAGAAGTGTTCTTCCTGGTGCGCCGACTGCTCGCGAAGACCGCTGGAGTACATGTCGGACCAAGGTAGGAATGACCTCCCGAGGGGACCATGGGTCAGCGCTGACGAACGGCGCGCCTGGAGCCCCGGGACAATTCCCTCCTCGGGAGGCGCATCCCATCCTGCTCCGACACACGGGGCCACATACCGCTCCTGAGCTGGACCTGAGCCATCCCCTCGTTTTATCAACCAGGGGATGAGGGGGTTGCCTGGCTGCTTGGCGCAAGAAATCATGTCCTTGATGCTACTGGAGAAGTGAGTTCCAAAGCTATCAACGAGCAGCAAGTCCATGCCTTCCTCTCGGGCCTCTTCGGCCAGGATGTCCACACCATGCGCGTGTTGTCCCTGTCGCTCGCGACTCTGGGCATCATCCATGCCGCCAGCCGCCTTGGATTGGATTGGACGGACTACGACGATGATGACCAGACGACCCTGGTCGCCTCTCTGATGATCCAACACGACGCCCCACGCCGCTCGTCTGGCTCACGATGCAGAAGTCCACGCTCAAGGGGCCGCGCAATGATGCGGTCGAGAGTCCAGGTCACCTTGTTGGCGGACCGCGGCTTCGCGGATGAGAAGAGCACCACACCGCCCGTGTTCCTCGGGTGAGCCGGCGATGAAGCAGGCCCCAGTTGGAGCCTCACGAAACGGCTCGGGCCCGGTCCGTTTTCATTTGGAGACGGCGAAGCGTGTCTATGTCTGGAATGAAACAGCTCCGTCATGAGCAGCCGGGCAGGCGTGAACGACTCCAGCGGAGCTTGTCTGTGAGAACAGGCTCCCCATCCTTCAGGGCATGAACCTGATCGTCATTCTACTGGTCCTGGCGCTGATCTTCGGAGGAGTGGGTCTGTTCGTGGAGGGGCTGAAGTGGCTCCTCATCGTCTCGGCCGTCCTCTTCGTGGCGAGTCTCGTGAGTGGCTCGGTGGGCCGCGGTCGTCTGCGCGCCTGACGCCGCGAATCAAGACACTCCACACATGAAGCATCCACCCAGGGGCTCCTCTCACGAGGGACCCCTTTTTCTTGTTCGCGCCGGGTGAAAAGGCCTTCACCGGCGCCCCCCAGAAGTGTCTGCCTTTGCACGTGAAGGAGGACTTTCCCCCAAGCAGGTGCGGAGGAGAGGAGCGTGACGCGCCCCCAGGTAGGAGCAGAGGAGGCGAGCGAGGCGCCGGAGGCAGGGGCGAGGCAGGAGCGGAGGAAGGAGAGGACGCCGCCAGTAGACTTTCGCGGGGCTGCTGCGCAGGACATTCGCGGTGGACGGGCTTCACCTGCGTCAGGTGTGGAGGCAGGCGGCGGGTGCTGGCGTACGTGAAGCAAGCCAGAGGGGTGCGCGCAATTTTGGAGCACCTGGGCTGCCCACGGCAGGTGCGAGCCTGACCCCGGCGCGAGCCCCACTCCAAGACGCATGGTGTTGAGGCTGACGCCGCCACAGCCAAGAGACCTGATGCCCCTGCCGCGCTCCTCATGGGAGGGCCGCCTGGGCAGGCATGCCCAAGGAGGCTGCTTGGCCTCTGCACCGGCCCGGCTCACAGCTCGGCCGGCACCCGTCAGCGGCCCTCCTCGGCCCCTCTGCACCTGCCCTCCCCCTCAACACGGCCTCTCTCCTGCCTATACGCTCGAGTCCCTCGTGCTCCGCGTAGGCGACGATCCGCTCCAGGGCCTTGGGCGCGAGGTGGACATCCGCGTCGCTGAAGAGAATCCACTCGCCGCTCGCGCGCTCCAATCCCCGCTGCATGGCATGGACCTTTCCCAGCCAGTCTGCGGGGAGCTGCTCGATGTGGACCACCTGGAGCCGGGGCTCCTCCTGGGCGAAGCGATCGGCCAGGGAGCCCGTCGCATCCGTCGAGCGGTCATTCACCAGGACCAGCTCGAGCTCGGGATAGGAGTGGCGCGAGTGCCGGCCGGCTCAAGTGCCGGCTCTCGCGGAGGGC
Above is a window of Cystobacter fuscus DNA encoding:
- a CDS encoding glycosyltransferase, producing the protein MIGVVIPAHNEESLLEECLASVVRASIHPALLGEDVRSVVVLDDCTDGSARVARRWGVNTLCVEARNVGQARALGCRVLRAQGARWLANTDADSRVFPDWLAVQLALDVDVVCGVVEVGDWSPHSARARRRYESAYQDIDGHSHIHGANLGVRTRAYVGAGGFPPLSAHEDVALVDSLRRSGARIAWSARARVLTSARRDARARGGFGDYLNGLEVD
- a CDS encoding class I SAM-dependent methyltransferase, with amino-acid sequence MSVPMAHFERMYADSEDPWEYRRRWYERRKRALTLAMLPHARYARAFEPGCSIGELSAELAARCDALLVGDGSEAAVRVARRRLAPWPHVRVEQRLLPDSWPEGTFELVVLGEFGYYLDAKALLGVRERAVRSLAPEGVLVACHWRPPIAEAPLTGDEVHEVLGRARGLHRLARHEEEDFLLEMWSPGADSVARREHLR
- a CDS encoding PIG-L deacetylase family protein; translated protein: MEPVNSRRIFDEGTSARDWEAWSGLDVLPSLEPALLVPEGRRAVIVAPHPDDEVLGTGGLLARLGRLGRDVLVLAVTDGTASHPGSTSWPVERLARTRPRETQEALQRLGLGGARVERVGIPDGAVTENEERLVEWLGARLRPDDVVLATWRLDGHPDHEAVGRAASRACAALDGRCVEFPIWMWHWARPGDTRVPWSRARRIELDEATLALKRRAMEAYVSQLEPDSTTGNPPIVPPYALERLMRPFEVVFT
- a CDS encoding acyl-CoA dehydrogenase, producing MGLAPARGLQQLLSGGFGALPLPGRGQTLLRWRALAAVAAVDLGLIKLFEGHTDALAILAELGAEPPPAGSSWGVWASEPPQARVRVSGRADGRVELSGRKAWCSGAPQVSHALVTAWDAEERQCLVAVAMKQAGVRVTKEGWHAVGMASSASVDVLFEGAVGTRVGPPGGYTARPGFWQGGAGIAACWYGAAAAVGETLRAHCARREEPHARAHLGAVDTALGGARALLREAAAWIDAHPREDASLVAWRARAGVEAAAELVLRHTGRAVGAGPYCRDARVARRMADLPVFLRQSHAERDLEALAGLVVKEGAGGWSL